In Mytilus edulis chromosome 6, xbMytEdul2.2, whole genome shotgun sequence, the following proteins share a genomic window:
- the LOC139528769 gene encoding uncharacterized protein produces MHTKCTAITPVKILLMIFITKCAKVSSLTTETTTSSLPAGTTGPSCSTIQHQCIIGGKCIDIELRCNNDKDCPHIDDFSDETGCNGDIPCPEGLHKCDNSQCVSSDARCNGRTECVDGSDESSCGEGTTELDTTSVLINLSSSSTIQSLLPTETTQSSLPTETTQSSLPTETTQSSLPTETTQSSLPTETTQSSLPTETTQLSLPTETTQLSVPTETTKTLVPTETTQSSVPTETTQSSVPTETKQSSVPTETTQSSVPTETKQSSVPTETTKTLVPTETTQSSVPTETTQSSVQTETKQSSVPTETTQSSVPTETKQSSVPTETTQSSVPTETTQSSVPTETTQSSVPTETTQSSITTETTQSSLPTETTQSSVPTETTQSSLPTETTQSSVPTETTQSSLPTETTQSSLPTETTQSSLPTETTLSSLPTATTQSSVPTETTQSPVPTETTQSSLPTETTQSSLPTETTQSSVPTETTQSSLPTETTQSSLPTETTQSSLPTETTQSSLPTETTQSPVPTETTQSSLPTETTQSSLPTETTQSSVPIETTKSSVTTETTQSSVTTQTQTSLPTETTQSSVPTETTQSSLPTETTQSSVPSETTQSSLPTETTQPSVPTDTTQSSLPTETTQSSLTTETTQSSLPTETTELSLPTETTQSSLPTETTQSSVPTETTQSSVPSKTTQSSFPTETTQSSVPTETTQSSFPTKTTQSSLSTETTQSSVPTKTTQTSESTETTQSSLQTETTQSSVQTETTQLSLPTETTQTSLPTKTTQSSVQTETTQSSLPTETTQKTSLPTETTQSSVQTETTQSSLPTETTQTSIPTETTQSSVQTETTQSSIPTEITQSSVRTETTQTSVPTETTQSSLSTETTQSSVPTETTQSSVPTETTQSAVPTETTLPANTTQSSLSPSSSFLSEKTTVLLTTEATLSLSSDTTGSLSTAETKAASQSTETKALSFLTHTTSSSLTTTNKEGDRPDEKNDQDTLVILAIVIPVVIVIAFGAFGLVRLSIGMSDTGTHSSIEKGINWSGADPLIRTSESWAQNGSMPIRFNSSSFCFKQKLSESML; encoded by the exons GTAATGGAGATATACCTTGCCCAGAGGGTTTACACAAATGTGACAATAGTCAATGTGTGTCAAGTGATGCCAGATGTAATGGACGTACAGAGTGTGTAGACGGTTCTGATGAGAGTTCGTGTGGTGAAGGAACAACGGAGTTAGACACTACTTCGGTGTTAATAAACTTGTCTTCTAGCTCAACTATTCAGTCGTTATTACCAACAGAAACAACACAATCGTCATTACCAACAGAAACAACACAGTCGTCATTACCAACAGAAACAACACAATCGTCATTACCAACAGAAACAACACAGTCGTCATTACCAACAGAAACAACACAATCGTCATTACCAACAGAAACAACACAATTGTCACTACCAACAGAAACGACACAATTGTCAGTACCAACAGAGACAACAAAAACGTTAGTACCAACAGAGACAACACAATCGTCAGTACCAACAGAAACAACACAATCGTCAGTACCAACAGAAACAAAACAATCGTCAGTACCAACAGAGACAACACAATCGTCAGTACCAACAGAAACAAAACAATCGTCAGTACCAACAGAGACAACAAAAACGTTAGTACCAACAGAGACAACACAATCGTCAGTACCAACAGAAACAACACAATCGTCAGTacaaacagaaacaaaacaatCGTCAGTACCAACAGAGACAACACAATCGTCAGTACCAACAGAAACAAAACAATCGTCAGTACCAACAGAGACAACACAATCGTCAGTACCAACAGAAACAACACAATCGTCAGTACCAACAGAAACGACACAATCGTCAGTACCAACAGAAACAACACAATCGTCGATAACAACAGAAACAACACAATCGTCATTACCAACAGAAACAACACAATCGTCAGTTCCAACAGAAACAACACAATCGTCATTACCAACAGAAACAACACAATCGTCAGTACCAACAGAGACAACACAATCGTCATTACCAACAGAAACAACACAATCGTCATTACCAACAGAAACAACACAATCGTCATTACCAACAGAAACAACACTATCGTCATTACCAACAGCAACAACACAATCATCAGTACCAACAGAAACAACACAATCGCCAGTACCAACAGAGACAACACAATCGTCATTACCAACAGAAACAACACAATCGTCATTACCAACAGAAACAACACAATCATCAGTACCAACAGAGACAACACAATCGTCATTACCAACAGAAACAACACAATCGTCATTACCAACAGAAACAACACAATCGTCATTACCAACAGAAACAACACAATCATCATTACCAACAGAAACAACACAATCGCCAGTCCCAACAGAGACAACACAATCGTCATTACCAACAGAAACAACACAATCGTCATTACCAACAGAAACAACACAATCATCAGTACCAATAGAAACAACAAAATCGTCAGTAACAACAGAAACAACACAATCGTCGGTAACAACCCAAACTCAAACGTCATTACCAACAGAAACAACACAATCGTCAGTTCCAACAGAAACAACACAATCGTCATTACCAACAGAAACAACACAATCGTCAGTACCATCAGAGACAACACAATCGTCATTACCAACAGAAACAACACAACCATCAGTACCAACAGACACAACACAATCGTCATTACCAACAGAAACAACACAATCGTCATTAACAACAGAAACAACACAATCGTCATTACCAACAGAAACAACAGAATTGTCATTACCAACAGAAACAACACAATCGTCATTACCAACAGAAACAACACAATCATCAGTACCAACAGAAACAACACAATCGTCAGTACCATCAAAAACAACACAATCGTCATTCCCAACAGAAACAACACAATCGTCAGTACCAACAGAAACAACACAATCGTCATTTCCAACAAAAACAACACAATCGTCATTATCAACAGAAACAACACAATCGTCAGTACCAACAAAAACAACTCAAACGTCGGAATCAACAGAAACAACACAATCGTCATTACAAACAGAAACAACACAATCGTCCGTACAAACAGAAACAACACAATTGTCCTTACCAACAGAAACAACACAAACGTCATTACCAACAAAAACAACACAATCGTCCGTACAAACAGAAACAACACAATCGTCCTTACCAACAGAAACAACACAAAAAACGTCATTACCAACAGAAACAACACAATCGTCCGTACAAACAGAAACAACACAATCGTCCTTACCAACAGAGACGACACAAACGTCGATACCAACAGAAACAACACAATCGTCCGTACAAACAGAAACAACACAATCGTCCATACCAACAGAAATAACACAATCGTCGGTACGAACAGAAACAACACAAACGTCAGTACCAACAGAAACAACACAATCATCATTATCAACAGAAACAACACAATCGTCAGTACCAACAGAAACAACACAATCGTCAGTACCAACAGAAACAACACAATCAGCAGTACCAACAGAGACAACACTGCCTGCAAACACAACCCAATCGTCATTATCTCCATCATCGTCCTTTCTTTCTGAGAAAACGACAGTATTATTAACAACAGAAGCAACACTGTCATTATCTTCAGATACTACGGGGTCCTTATCAACAGCGGAAACAAAAGCGGCGTCACAATCAACAGAGACAAAAGCATTGTCTTTTCTAACACATacaacatcatcatcattaactaCAACGAACAAAGAAGGGGATCGTCCAGATGAGAAAAATGACCAAG ATACTCTTGTGATTCTAGCAATTGTTATACCTGTTGTTATTGTGATTGCTTTTGGGGCGTTTGGATTAGTCCGGCTATCCATCGGAATGAG cgATACTGGAACACATAGTTCAATAGAGAAAGGAATAAACTGGTCAGGAGCTGATCCGCTTATTAGAACTAGTGAATCGTGGGCACAGAATGGTTCAATGCCAATACGTTTTAATTCTTCATC attttgttttaaacagAAACTATCAGAATCGATGCTTTAA